One genomic region from Pseudomonas sp. R5-89-07 encodes:
- a CDS encoding FAD-binding oxidoreductase → MTHPALIDELKTLVEPGKVLTDADSLETYGKDWTKHFAPAPTAIVFPKTTEQVQAIVRWANTHKVALVPSGGRTGLSAAAVAANGEVVVSFDYMNQILDVNLTDRTAVCQPGVVTKQLQNVAEENGLYYPVDFASSGSSQIGGNIGTNAGGIKVIRYGMTRNWVAGMKVVTGKGDVLELNRDLIKNATGYDMRQLFIGAEGTLGFVVEATMRLDRAPKNLTAMVLGTTDFDSIMPVLHAFQSKLDLTAFEFFSDKALAKVLGRGDVPAPFETECPFYALLEFEATTEEVANHALETFEHCVEQGWVLDGVMSQSETQLHNLWKLREYISETISHWTPYKNDISVTVSKVPAFLSEIDAIVGEHYPDFEIVWFGHIGDGNLHLNILKPENLSKDEFFAKCATVNKWVFETVAKYNGSISAEHGVGMTKRDYLTYSRSPVEIEYMKAVKAVFDPNGIMNPGKIFAV, encoded by the coding sequence ATGACCCATCCTGCCCTGATTGATGAGCTGAAGACCCTGGTTGAGCCCGGCAAAGTGCTGACCGACGCCGACTCCCTGGAGACTTACGGCAAGGATTGGACCAAGCACTTCGCTCCAGCACCCACCGCCATCGTCTTCCCCAAGACCACCGAGCAGGTGCAGGCCATCGTCCGTTGGGCCAATACACACAAGGTGGCGCTGGTGCCATCCGGTGGTCGCACGGGCCTGTCGGCGGCGGCGGTTGCGGCCAATGGCGAAGTGGTGGTGTCGTTCGACTATATGAACCAGATTCTCGATGTGAACCTCACCGACCGCACCGCGGTGTGCCAGCCGGGCGTGGTCACCAAGCAATTGCAGAACGTCGCTGAAGAAAACGGGTTGTACTACCCGGTGGACTTTGCCTCGTCCGGTTCCAGCCAGATTGGCGGCAATATCGGCACCAATGCCGGCGGGATCAAGGTCATTCGCTACGGCATGACCCGTAACTGGGTGGCCGGGATGAAGGTCGTCACCGGCAAGGGTGATGTGCTGGAACTGAACCGCGACCTGATCAAGAACGCCACCGGTTACGACATGCGCCAGCTGTTCATCGGCGCCGAAGGCACCCTGGGCTTCGTGGTGGAAGCCACCATGCGCCTGGACCGCGCGCCGAAAAACCTGACCGCCATGGTGCTCGGCACCACCGACTTCGACTCGATCATGCCGGTGCTGCACGCCTTCCAGAGCAAGCTGGACCTGACCGCTTTCGAATTCTTTTCCGACAAGGCCCTGGCCAAAGTCCTCGGCCGCGGCGATGTGCCGGCGCCGTTCGAAACGGAGTGCCCGTTCTATGCGCTGCTGGAATTCGAAGCCACCACCGAGGAAGTCGCCAATCACGCCCTGGAAACCTTTGAACACTGCGTCGAGCAAGGCTGGGTGCTGGATGGCGTGATGAGCCAGAGCGAGACCCAGCTGCATAACCTGTGGAAGCTGCGCGAGTACATCTCCGAGACGATTTCCCACTGGACGCCGTACAAGAACGATATCTCGGTAACAGTTTCCAAAGTGCCGGCATTCCTGAGTGAAATTGACGCGATCGTCGGCGAGCACTACCCGGATTTCGAAATCGTCTGGTTTGGCCACATTGGCGACGGTAACCTGCACCTGAACATCCTCAAGCCGGAAAACCTGAGCAAGGACGAGTTCTTCGCCAAGTGCGCTACCGTGAACAAATGGGTGTTCGAGACCGTGGCCAAATACAACGGCTCGATCTCCGCCGAACACGGCGTGGGCATGACCAAGCGCGATTACCTGACCTACAGCCGCTCACCGGTTGAAATCGAATACATGAAGGCCGTGAAAGCGGTGTTCGACCCGAACGGGATCATGAACCCAGGCAAGATCTTCGCTGTTTAA
- the serA gene encoding phosphoglycerate dehydrogenase codes for MSKTSLDKSKIKFLLLEGVHPSAVDVLKAAGYTSIEYITSSLPEAQLKEKIADAHFIGIRSRTQLTEEIFDHAKKLVAVGCFCIGTNQVDLNAARERGIAVFNAPYSNTRSVAELVLAEAILLLRGIPEKNASCHRGGWIKSAANSFEIRGKKLGIVGYGSIGTQLSVLAEGLGMQVFFYDTLTKLPLGNATQVSSLTELLGMSDIVTLHVPETAETQWMIGEKEIRAIKKGGILINAARGTVVELDALADAIKDKHLIGAAIDVFPVEPRSNDDIFESPLRGLDNVILTPHIGGSTAEAQANIGLEVSEKLVKYSDNGTSVSSVNFPEVALPAHPGKHRLLHIHQNIPGVMMEINKVFAENGINISGQFLQTNEKVGYVVIDVDAEYSDLAQEKLQHINGTIRSRVLF; via the coding sequence ATGAGCAAGACTTCTCTCGATAAGAGCAAGATCAAGTTCCTTCTTCTGGAAGGCGTCCACCCATCGGCTGTCGACGTTCTGAAAGCCGCCGGGTACACCAGCATTGAGTACATCACCAGTTCTCTGCCGGAAGCCCAGCTCAAGGAAAAGATCGCCGACGCGCACTTTATCGGCATTCGCTCCCGCACTCAGCTGACCGAAGAGATCTTCGACCACGCCAAGAAACTCGTGGCGGTCGGCTGTTTCTGCATCGGCACCAACCAGGTCGACCTCAACGCAGCGCGCGAGCGCGGCATCGCGGTGTTCAACGCACCTTACTCCAACACCCGTTCCGTCGCGGAGCTGGTGCTGGCCGAGGCCATCCTGCTGTTGCGCGGTATCCCGGAGAAGAACGCGTCCTGCCACCGTGGCGGCTGGATCAAGAGCGCGGCCAACTCCTTCGAAATCCGTGGCAAGAAGCTGGGTATCGTCGGTTACGGCTCGATCGGCACGCAACTGTCGGTATTGGCTGAAGGCCTGGGGATGCAGGTGTTCTTCTATGACACCCTGACCAAGCTGCCACTGGGCAACGCTACCCAGGTCTCGAGCCTGACCGAACTGCTGGGCATGTCCGACATCGTCACCCTGCACGTTCCGGAAACCGCTGAAACCCAGTGGATGATCGGCGAGAAGGAAATCCGCGCCATCAAGAAGGGCGGGATCCTGATCAACGCCGCGCGCGGCACTGTGGTCGAGCTGGACGCCCTGGCCGACGCGATCAAGGACAAGCACCTGATCGGCGCCGCCATCGACGTGTTCCCGGTAGAGCCACGCTCCAACGACGACATCTTCGAAAGCCCGCTGCGTGGCCTGGACAACGTGATCCTGACTCCGCACATCGGCGGCTCCACCGCTGAAGCCCAGGCCAACATCGGCCTGGAAGTGTCGGAAAAGCTGGTCAAGTACAGCGACAACGGTACCTCGGTATCGTCGGTGAACTTCCCGGAAGTGGCCCTGCCGGCTCACCCTGGCAAGCACCGCCTGCTGCACATCCACCAGAACATTCCAGGTGTGATGATGGAGATCAACAAGGTCTTCGCGGAAAACGGTATCAACATCTCCGGTCAGTTCCTGCAGACCAACGAGAAGGTCGGCTACGTGGTCATCGACGTCGACGCCGAGTACTCGGACCTGGCGCAAGAGAAGCTGCAGCACATCAACGGCACTATCCGTAGCCGGGTGTTGTTTTAA
- a CDS encoding DUF4399 domain-containing protein, with protein sequence MKAFLSRATLASLMLGASMLATAADGIPRSAPPEGAKVFIVSPKDGATVDKTFTVKFGMEGLKLAPATDQAAGTGHHHLLIDQKALPDAKLPIPATDTVIHYGKAQTETELTLTPGKHTLQLVAGDKLHMQFDPTVASKVITVNVK encoded by the coding sequence ATGAAAGCCTTTTTGTCCCGTGCAACCCTGGCCTCCCTGATGCTGGGTGCTTCGATGTTGGCCACTGCCGCCGACGGCATCCCGCGCAGCGCTCCACCTGAAGGCGCGAAAGTATTCATCGTCTCGCCTAAAGACGGCGCGACCGTCGACAAGACGTTCACTGTGAAATTCGGCATGGAAGGCCTGAAACTGGCACCGGCCACCGACCAGGCTGCCGGCACCGGCCACCACCACCTGCTGATCGACCAGAAAGCATTGCCGGATGCAAAACTGCCGATCCCGGCCACCGACACCGTTATCCATTACGGCAAGGCCCAGACCGAAACCGAACTGACCCTGACGCCCGGCAAGCACACCTTGCAACTGGTGGCTGGCGACAAACTGCACATGCAGTTCGACCCGACTGTAGCCTCGAAAGTCATCACGGTTAATGTGAAATAA
- a CDS encoding transporter substrate-binding domain-containing protein encodes MRFSPGLLLLLPLLSSLAHAELIDDVNDRGELRIALEANTPPYNFKEGEKLTGFEVELGELLAKEMDVRSSFITTDDADLLPGVATGKYDVAINHIAMTAELKDQFDVSAAYHQKPELVIPFQKGNPAFKTSLDGALKRVKDDGRLKALEQKWFEKSTPQ; translated from the coding sequence ATGCGCTTTTCGCCTGGCCTGTTACTGCTGCTTCCCCTTCTAAGCTCGCTGGCTCATGCCGAGCTGATCGATGACGTCAATGATCGCGGTGAGCTGCGCATTGCCCTTGAAGCCAACACCCCACCCTACAATTTCAAGGAAGGCGAGAAACTCACCGGCTTTGAAGTCGAGCTGGGTGAACTGCTGGCCAAGGAAATGGACGTGCGTTCCTCGTTTATCACCACCGATGACGCCGACCTGCTACCTGGTGTGGCGACCGGCAAATATGACGTGGCGATTAACCATATCGCTATGACTGCCGAGCTTAAGGATCAGTTCGATGTCAGCGCGGCTTATCACCAGAAGCCTGAGCTGGTGATCCCGTTCCAGAAGGGCAACCCAGCATTCAAGACAAGCCTGGACGGTGCGTTGAAGCGGGTGAAGGATGATGGACGCTTGAAGGCGCTGGAACAGAAGTGGTTCGAAAAAAGCACACCGCAGTGA
- a CDS encoding 2OG-Fe(II) oxygenase: MRAMQIPLDHPLLQRIVDDLAEKGWSQQNAFLPQALTLELAAECRKRAAQGELAPAGVGRGLAQEIREGIRGDHIQWLEEGDAVVCDTYMAVMDSLRLAMNRGLFLGLEDFESHFAMYPPGAFYLKHVDRFRDDDRRMVSAVIYLNDAWLPEHGGQLRMYLKGGLEHDVVPTGGSLVVFLSGEVPHEVLPATRERLSLTGWFRRRGNEPF, translated from the coding sequence ATGCGCGCCATGCAAATACCCCTCGATCACCCGCTGCTGCAACGCATTGTCGACGACTTGGCCGAAAAAGGCTGGTCGCAGCAGAATGCCTTCCTGCCCCAGGCTCTGACCCTGGAGCTGGCGGCTGAGTGCCGTAAACGTGCGGCGCAAGGTGAACTGGCACCGGCAGGGGTGGGGCGCGGGCTGGCCCAGGAAATTCGCGAGGGGATTCGCGGCGACCACATCCAATGGCTGGAAGAGGGCGACGCCGTCGTCTGCGACACCTACATGGCGGTGATGGACAGCCTGCGCCTGGCGATGAACCGTGGCTTGTTTCTTGGCCTGGAAGATTTCGAAAGCCACTTCGCGATGTACCCGCCCGGGGCGTTCTACCTCAAGCACGTGGATCGTTTCCGCGATGATGACCGGCGCATGGTCTCGGCCGTGATCTATCTGAACGACGCCTGGCTGCCTGAACACGGCGGCCAGTTGCGCATGTACCTCAAGGGTGGCCTCGAACACGACGTGGTGCCCACCGGCGGTAGCCTGGTGGTGTTCCTCTCGGGCGAAGTGCCCCACGAAGTCCTGCCGGCCACGCGTGAACGCCTGTCCCTGACCGGCTGGTTCCGTCGGCGCGGTAACGAGCCGTTTTAA
- a CDS encoding DUF2059 domain-containing protein, with the protein MRRLFFSLLMFCVLPAWADGHDQLYKVAGWAEQRAHFNDALAAAQQRYRNSLPPAVYQALVDNSSKRFAAQAMDQRAEAQLRKHLADPKPALAFFQSPLGRKIVAAELLATRRDQLAKNAQGLPKIQADATRSLIIGHLAQALPAREAGAEVSLAIAGVAADSLSQMIPGLLGGGQAQGMLNGQRERLMQQIDKDLNNTLLYVYRDLSDPELEEFATFAESPEGKAYYQAALAAIRAGLAVGQSTSSLTQ; encoded by the coding sequence ATGCGTCGTTTGTTTTTTTCCTTGCTGATGTTCTGCGTTTTGCCCGCCTGGGCAGACGGCCATGACCAGTTGTACAAGGTCGCCGGCTGGGCCGAACAACGTGCGCATTTCAATGACGCCCTCGCCGCCGCCCAACAGCGTTACCGCAACAGCTTGCCGCCGGCGGTGTACCAGGCGCTGGTGGACAACAGCAGCAAACGCTTCGCGGCCCAGGCCATGGACCAGCGTGCCGAGGCCCAACTGCGCAAACACCTGGCGGACCCGAAACCGGCCCTGGCTTTTTTCCAGTCGCCCCTGGGGCGCAAGATCGTCGCCGCCGAATTGCTCGCCACGCGTCGCGACCAATTGGCGAAGAACGCACAGGGCCTGCCGAAAATTCAAGCCGACGCTACTCGCAGCCTGATCATCGGCCACCTGGCCCAGGCCCTGCCCGCACGCGAAGCCGGCGCCGAAGTCAGCCTGGCGATTGCCGGCGTGGCGGCCGACAGCTTGAGCCAGATGATCCCGGGCCTGTTGGGCGGCGGTCAGGCCCAAGGCATGTTGAATGGCCAGCGTGAGCGACTGATGCAGCAGATCGACAAGGACCTGAATAACACGCTGCTCTACGTCTACCGGGATTTGTCTGACCCGGAGCTGGAAGAATTCGCAACGTTCGCCGAATCGCCGGAAGGCAAGGCGTATTACCAGGCGGCGCTCGCCGCCATCCGCGCAGGGCTGGCTGTGGGCCAAAGCACCTCAAGCCTGACGCAGTAG
- a CDS encoding alpha/beta hydrolase has translation MPVTFDPDHLRESLRPLVDAQPLSAEARVYQRFYGLDLGARKVPAVSRLGRLEVDGFEVVAQVWWPPVPVATMFMFHGFYDHMGLYRHVVEWALDQGFVVIACDLPGHGLSSGARASIDEFAVYQDVVQALFVEAKTLQLPQPWHLFGQSTGGAILVDHLLNHGAESPAQGKTFLLSPLVRPRAWGWSQLSYYLLRPFVKGIARRFSDNSNDPAFKPFLEADPLQPRQLPTAWVGALARWIKRIEAAPASSRRPVIVQGEEDMTVDWQHNLQVLRSKFDQPQVLMLKRGRHHLANEIPEIRQEYFRYLTDQLK, from the coding sequence ATGCCCGTCACCTTTGACCCTGATCATCTGCGCGAGAGCTTGCGGCCGCTGGTGGATGCGCAGCCTCTGTCAGCCGAGGCGAGGGTCTATCAACGTTTCTATGGCCTCGACCTGGGCGCGCGCAAGGTGCCGGCCGTGAGCCGTCTGGGGCGCTTGGAGGTGGACGGGTTCGAGGTGGTGGCGCAGGTGTGGTGGCCGCCCGTGCCCGTGGCAACGATGTTCATGTTCCACGGCTTCTACGACCATATGGGGCTGTACCGCCACGTAGTGGAATGGGCGTTGGACCAGGGCTTTGTGGTGATCGCCTGCGACCTGCCCGGCCATGGCTTGTCCAGCGGCGCGCGCGCCAGCATTGATGAGTTTGCGGTGTATCAGGATGTCGTGCAGGCGTTGTTTGTCGAGGCCAAGACACTGCAGCTGCCGCAGCCCTGGCACCTGTTCGGGCAAAGCACGGGCGGGGCCATCTTGGTGGACCACCTGCTCAACCACGGCGCCGAGAGCCCGGCCCAGGGCAAGACCTTTCTGCTCTCGCCGCTGGTACGTCCGCGTGCCTGGGGCTGGTCCCAGCTCAGCTATTACCTGCTGCGCCCTTTCGTCAAAGGCATTGCGCGGCGGTTCAGCGACAACTCCAACGACCCGGCCTTCAAACCTTTTCTCGAAGCCGACCCGCTGCAACCGCGCCAACTGCCCACCGCTTGGGTAGGCGCCCTGGCACGCTGGATCAAGCGCATCGAAGCGGCGCCGGCTAGCTCACGGCGGCCGGTGATCGTGCAGGGCGAAGAGGATATGACGGTGGATTGGCAGCATAATTTGCAGGTGCTGCGCAGCAAGTTCGACCAGCCGCAGGTGCTGATGCTCAAGCGCGGCAGGCATCACCTGGCCAATGAAATTCCAGAAATTCGCCAAGAGTACTTCAGGTATCTGACAGACCAACTGAAGTAG
- a CDS encoding DUF6436 domain-containing protein, giving the protein MRQPYRTALFASLVLIICAGVLWAAYDWFQGRYLRAFSEHTAVFSGDALQLPAALRGPGPIRLVHFWDPACPCNVGNQQHLGELIEQYAPQGVEFYALQKAGSHGVLPDNLGQMKTLDALPGADQVPASPAVGIWDRTGKLAYFGPYSEGLTCNSSNSFIEPILKALQAGREVNATHTLAVGCYCSWPKDP; this is encoded by the coding sequence ATGCGACAACCCTACCGCACTGCCTTGTTCGCCAGCCTGGTGCTGATTATCTGCGCCGGCGTGCTGTGGGCCGCGTATGACTGGTTCCAGGGGCGTTACCTGCGCGCCTTCAGCGAGCACACGGCGGTGTTCTCCGGCGACGCGCTGCAACTGCCCGCCGCACTGCGCGGCCCCGGCCCGATTCGCCTGGTGCACTTCTGGGACCCGGCCTGCCCGTGCAATGTTGGCAACCAGCAACACCTGGGCGAGCTGATCGAGCAATATGCGCCGCAAGGTGTCGAGTTCTACGCGCTGCAAAAAGCCGGCAGCCACGGCGTGCTGCCGGACAACCTGGGCCAGATGAAAACCCTCGACGCCCTGCCCGGCGCCGATCAGGTACCGGCAAGCCCCGCCGTGGGCATTTGGGACCGTACCGGCAAGCTGGCGTATTTCGGCCCCTACAGCGAAGGGTTGACCTGCAATTCCAGCAACAGCTTTATCGAGCCCATCCTCAAGGCCCTGCAGGCCGGGCGCGAAGTGAATGCCACGCACACCCTGGCGGTGGGCTGCTATTGTTCGTGGCCTAAGGATCCGTAG
- a CDS encoding penicillin acylase family protein, which produces MKRVLQALAVLVVLVALGAGWYVYSKQPTRQGTVTLAHLQGSVTVRYDDRGVPHIRAGNEADLYRALGYVHAQDRLFQMEIMRRLARGELAEVLGPKLLETDKLFRSLQIRERALGYVEHMDPESASSKALQAYLDGINQYQASHASPMEFDVLGIPKRPFTAEDSISVAGYMAYSFAAAFRTEPLLTYVRDQLGGDYLKVFDLDWQPKGALNLAADDWKTLGALANLTEQALADNGLPQFEGSNAWAVSGSRTQSGKPLLAGDPHIRFSVPSVWYEAQLSAPGFELYGYHNALVPVAFLGHNLDFGWSLTMFQNDDLDLIAEKVNPANPNQVWYHGQWVDMSSSEQQIQVKGQAPVTLTLRRSPHGPIVNDVLGENAGSTPIAMWWAFLDSENPILEGFYQLNRADSLVKARAAASKVSAPGLNIVWANAKGDIGWWAAAQLPIRPAGVNPAFILDGSTAQADKLGFYPFSANPQEENPARGYVVSANAQPASPTGMEIPGYYNLADRGQQLNAQLSDNSVKWNVYNSQALQLGTTTAFGPRLLAPLLPVLREVVTDPAQLKLVEQLANWKGDYPLDSTSATLFNQLLFNLADATFHPKLGDALFKTLLGTRVIDAALPRLAASPDSPWWNGTRAATVKLAWDNSLAHLKATFGDDPSLWQWGKAHTLTHGHPLGMQKPLDRLFNVGPFAAPGSHEVPNNQTAMIGPAPWPVTYGPSTRRLIDFADAAHALTINPVGQSGVPFDTHYSDQAQTYIEGGYEQAHFSEEEITANTRGTLKLLPAR; this is translated from the coding sequence ATGAAGCGTGTCTTGCAGGCTCTTGCGGTACTGGTTGTGCTGGTCGCCCTCGGCGCCGGCTGGTACGTCTACAGCAAGCAACCGACCCGCCAGGGCACGGTCACGCTGGCGCACCTGCAAGGCTCGGTCACGGTGCGCTACGACGACCGTGGCGTGCCGCATATCCGTGCCGGCAACGAGGCCGACCTGTACCGCGCCCTGGGCTATGTGCACGCCCAGGACCGGCTGTTCCAGATGGAGATCATGCGCCGCCTGGCCCGTGGCGAACTGGCCGAAGTGCTGGGGCCCAAGCTGCTGGAGACCGATAAGCTGTTTCGCAGCCTGCAGATTCGCGAGCGCGCCTTGGGTTACGTTGAGCACATGGACCCCGAGTCGGCCTCCTCGAAGGCCCTGCAAGCTTACCTGGACGGGATCAACCAGTATCAGGCCAGCCACGCCAGCCCGATGGAATTCGACGTACTGGGCATCCCCAAGCGCCCCTTCACCGCCGAGGACTCCATCAGTGTCGCCGGGTATATGGCCTACAGCTTTGCCGCGGCCTTTCGTACCGAACCCCTGCTGACTTACGTACGCGACCAGTTGGGCGGCGACTACCTCAAGGTCTTCGACCTCGACTGGCAACCCAAAGGCGCCCTCAACCTGGCGGCCGACGACTGGAAGACCCTGGGCGCCCTCGCCAACCTGACTGAGCAAGCTCTGGCCGACAACGGCCTGCCGCAATTCGAAGGCAGCAATGCCTGGGCCGTCAGCGGCAGCCGCACCCAGAGCGGCAAGCCTTTGCTGGCGGGCGACCCGCATATTCGTTTCTCGGTGCCATCGGTGTGGTACGAGGCGCAGCTGTCGGCGCCCGGCTTTGAGCTGTATGGCTACCACAACGCGCTGGTGCCGGTGGCCTTCCTGGGGCACAACCTGGATTTCGGCTGGAGCCTGACCATGTTCCAGAACGACGACCTCGACCTGATCGCCGAGAAGGTCAACCCGGCCAACCCCAATCAGGTCTGGTATCACGGCCAGTGGGTCGACATGAGCAGCAGCGAGCAGCAGATCCAGGTCAAGGGGCAGGCCCCGGTCACCCTCACCCTGCGCCGCTCGCCCCACGGCCCGATCGTCAATGACGTACTCGGTGAAAACGCCGGCAGCACGCCCATCGCCATGTGGTGGGCGTTCCTCGACAGCGAAAACCCGATCCTCGAAGGTTTCTACCAGCTCAACCGGGCCGATTCCCTGGTCAAGGCACGTGCTGCGGCGTCCAAGGTTTCGGCGCCGGGGCTGAACATCGTGTGGGCCAATGCCAAGGGTGATATCGGCTGGTGGGCGGCGGCGCAGTTGCCGATACGCCCGGCCGGCGTCAACCCGGCGTTCATCCTCGACGGCAGCACCGCCCAGGCCGACAAGCTGGGCTTCTACCCTTTCAGCGCCAACCCCCAGGAAGAAAACCCGGCGCGCGGCTACGTGGTATCGGCCAATGCGCAACCCGCCTCGCCCACCGGCATGGAGATCCCCGGCTATTACAACCTGGCCGACCGTGGCCAACAGTTGAACGCGCAGTTGAGCGACAACAGCGTGAAGTGGAACGTGTACAACAGCCAGGCCCTGCAACTGGGCACCACCACCGCCTTTGGCCCGCGCCTGCTGGCGCCGCTGCTGCCGGTGCTGCGTGAGGTGGTCACAGACCCGGCGCAGCTCAAGCTGGTGGAGCAATTGGCAAACTGGAAAGGCGACTACCCGCTGGACTCCACCAGCGCCACCCTGTTCAACCAGTTGCTGTTCAACCTCGCCGACGCGACCTTCCACCCGAAACTGGGCGACGCCCTGTTCAAGACCCTGCTCGGCACCCGCGTGATCGACGCAGCCTTGCCACGCCTGGCGGCCTCGCCGGATTCACCGTGGTGGAACGGCACGCGAGCGGCCACCGTCAAGCTGGCCTGGGACAACAGCCTGGCGCATCTGAAAGCCACCTTCGGCGATGATCCGTCCCTGTGGCAGTGGGGCAAAGCGCACACCCTGACCCACGGCCATCCGCTGGGCATGCAGAAGCCGCTGGACAGGCTATTCAACGTGGGCCCCTTCGCCGCACCGGGCAGCCACGAAGTGCCGAACAACCAGACCGCCATGATCGGCCCGGCTCCCTGGCCGGTGACCTATGGCCCCTCGACCCGTCGCCTGATCGACTTCGCCGACGCAGCCCATGCCCTGACCATCAACCCGGTGGGGCAAAGCGGCGTGCCGTTCGATACGCACTACAGTGACCAGGCGCAAACCTATATCGAAGGCGGCTACGAGCAAGCGCATTTCAGCGAAGAGGAAATCACGGCCAATACCCGTGGCACCTTGAAACTGTTGCCGGCCAGATAG
- a CDS encoding GlxA family transcriptional regulator, with product MGKTVAILIFPGVQSLDVTGPMDVFCEANRFLAPADHYQLDVIGFAHGSMACSNGLSLQAHTHYSQALRAYDLLLVAGGPQLPFEDFGPAFDDWLRAAAARAQRFGSICNGAFMLARAGLLDGKTVTTHWGDAADLARLCPSTRVEADRLYVQDGNLYTSAGVTAGIDLSLYLLAQDHGPEVALSVAKRLVVFTQRSGGQSQFSPFLAPHAETTSAVAQVQLYVLANLTGDLGIADLARAANMSARNFSRVFAREARITPAEFVERARVDAARVMLESTHAPLKTVAYQCGFRDAQHMRSVFNRRLGVTPQQFRLNFAAPA from the coding sequence ATGGGCAAAACCGTTGCGATCCTGATCTTCCCCGGTGTCCAGTCGCTGGACGTGACCGGGCCTATGGATGTGTTCTGCGAGGCGAACCGTTTCCTCGCGCCCGCAGACCACTACCAACTGGACGTCATCGGCTTTGCTCACGGCAGCATGGCGTGTTCCAACGGTCTGTCGTTGCAGGCTCACACGCATTACAGCCAGGCCCTGCGTGCCTATGACTTGTTGCTGGTCGCCGGAGGCCCGCAGTTACCGTTCGAGGATTTCGGCCCGGCGTTCGATGACTGGCTGCGCGCCGCCGCGGCCCGGGCGCAGCGCTTCGGTTCGATCTGCAATGGCGCCTTCATGCTGGCTCGCGCCGGTCTGCTCGACGGTAAAACCGTCACCACCCATTGGGGTGACGCCGCCGACCTGGCCCGGTTATGCCCCTCGACCCGCGTCGAAGCCGACCGTCTGTATGTGCAGGACGGCAACCTCTACACCTCGGCCGGGGTCACGGCGGGGATAGACCTGTCGCTCTACCTGCTGGCCCAGGATCATGGCCCGGAAGTGGCGTTGAGCGTGGCCAAGCGCCTGGTGGTGTTCACCCAGCGCTCGGGCGGGCAGTCGCAGTTCAGCCCGTTCCTTGCGCCCCATGCCGAAACCACCTCGGCGGTGGCGCAGGTGCAGTTGTACGTGCTGGCGAACCTGACCGGGGACCTGGGCATCGCCGACCTGGCCAGGGCGGCGAACATGAGCGCGCGCAATTTCTCCAGGGTGTTCGCCCGTGAAGCGCGGATCACGCCTGCGGAATTTGTGGAAAGGGCGCGGGTGGACGCGGCGCGGGTCATGCTCGAAAGCACGCACGCGCCGCTCAAGACAGTGGCCTACCAATGCGGGTTTCGCGACGCCCAGCACATGCGCAGTGTGTTCAACCGTCGGCTGGGGGTGACACCGCAGCAGTTCAGGCTCAATTTTGCAGCGCCCGCGTAG
- a CDS encoding HD domain-containing protein has product MSTTIAGIKIPDSALARATTEYIRDIESDLLYHHSRRVFLFGALSGERKQLAYNPELLYVGAMFHDLGLVEGHRSDNERFEVDGANAAAAFLKPYGLSDDDIEQVWLSIALHTTPGVPQHLRPTVALVTAGVEMDVLGMDYAAFSSVQREAVVHAHPRGEGFKECIICAFADGLRHRPQTTFGNVKTDVLVDQEPGFKPMNFVEVIRKSPWA; this is encoded by the coding sequence ATGAGCACCACCATCGCCGGCATCAAGATCCCCGACAGCGCCCTGGCCAGGGCCACCACGGAATATATCCGCGACATCGAGTCCGACCTGCTCTACCACCACTCCCGCCGGGTGTTCCTGTTCGGTGCATTGAGCGGTGAACGCAAGCAGTTGGCCTACAACCCCGAGTTGCTGTACGTCGGCGCGATGTTCCACGACCTGGGCCTGGTGGAGGGCCACCGCAGCGACAACGAGCGCTTCGAAGTGGACGGCGCCAACGCGGCGGCGGCCTTCCTCAAGCCGTATGGGCTCAGTGATGACGATATCGAACAAGTGTGGCTATCGATTGCCCTGCACACCACGCCGGGCGTGCCGCAGCATCTGCGCCCGACCGTGGCGCTGGTGACTGCAGGGGTGGAAATGGATGTATTGGGCATGGACTACGCCGCCTTCAGCAGCGTGCAGCGCGAGGCGGTGGTGCATGCGCATCCACGGGGCGAGGGGTTCAAGGAATGCATCATCTGCGCCTTCGCCGACGGCTTGCGCCATCGTCCGCAGACCACGTTTGGCAACGTGAAGACCGATGTGCTGGTGGATCAGGAGCCGGGGTTCAAGCCGATGAACTTTGTGGAGGTGATTCGTAAATCGCCCTGGGCTTGA